In the Agrobacterium vitis genome, CGACAGCACTGCTGTTGAACTCAATCATGGCCTGCTGTTGAACTTTTCCACATGCGGTACGCTTCTGAGTGCCGGTCAGGCGAATTCCACGCCGATTTCCGTTATTTTCCGCCACCGGACGACACAATGGACCTTGCGCCCGCCATCCATCAGTAAATCGAACTCATCGGGAACATTGACAAAATTATCTCCAGCCAGTTTCGCGCCACCGGAGGAAATATTCTTGACGGTGCAGCTAAAGGTCGAAAACCCGTTTTTCAAGATTATGCGCGCCGCTTGTAAGGTTCGGACTCGATGATCTCTACGCTTATTCTCCATTTCCAACCCCCGCCGATCCCAGACCTAGACCATCCAGCAGTTATTACAATTTCATATAATTCCGATCACATCTGACCGGTCTAGCAAGTCTTTATTATCTCAGCAAAGTCGTAAATATTTCATCCATCTGCATGGCCATTGCTTTTGGGCTGACTTGATCCAGAAAATGGTCCATGGCGCGGCGGGCGCGCAGCCAGTCATTTTTACCATGGGTGCTTCGCGCCCGTTGCAAAACATCGATAATCTCGTCCTCCCCTTCTCCTTGGACGAGATAGGGATAATCCTCACCCAGAAATGCAAGGGCATCGTCCTGAGCCGCATTCACCAGCACATTTGCACCACAGGCCGCCGCGATCACACCCTTGGTAAAGGGTTTATAACACCTCGCCAACGTTTCCGTCTGGGGCGCGCGAATGCAGTAATGCAAACTATAGTCCCCCATACGCGCGATGATCTGGCGCATGGAATCGCTGAAAGCCGCGTCATGAAAATCGACTGATTTTTCAATTTGAGGCGTCCTGACGGTATTTTTCAGAAAGCCGAAATAACCGGCGCGATAATCGGTATGGCGCTGGTTGCCCATGGCGTAGATGCGTTCATCGGCACCATGCAACAGCAGTCCAACCTGCCCTTTTGCACCAGGCGTGTTTGTCAGTCTGGCGTGCATTGCATCACGCGCCATATGTGAACTGGCGAGATGCATATCGACATGATTGAAAACCATCTTATCCAGCGGCGTATCGACATAGTCGAAACATATGCCCCGGCTTCGGCCATGCAGAATTTCCAGCGCCGATGCGCCAATGGAAAGCGCCGCACGCTTGGTAAACACATAAATCGCATCTTTAGGCTGAAGGCTAGCCCATAGCATTTGCAATACAGGTATTCGCTTGTTCGGCAGGGCCGCCATTTCAAACCGGTATTTGTCGCCGAGATAGGGCCTCGTCAACCTGGACAGTTGAAATGACCGCATGGTCGTACTGCCGAATTTAACCGAGGACCGACGATAGACGAACCTCACTGGATAGAGCATTTCAAAAACCCGCCGCACTATTTTGATCTGTCAGGCGGTGGAATCGCTGCCCAGGACAGACTATTCTCTCCAATACCAAATTCAAGATCTACGACTCGCATCCTTGCCTGACTAGCACCTGAAACATTAAACGCTGACTTGAGCCTGACAACTCGTCCATAAAAAGGCCAAAACGGCGCTAAAGTCCCAAGGCATCCTTCAATGCCAGACCTTCCCGCACCCGCAAATCCAGATCCGCTTCGATATGATCAATGTGATGCAGCATCAGCGCACTTGCACGCTTGGCATCCCGCTCCACAAGAGCCTCAAGTATCTGTTCATGCTCATTATGACCGCAACTGGAAACGCCAGATCCACCATAAAGGGCGATGACCAACGATGATCGGGCCACCAATTCATCCATGAATTTTTGCAGGATGGCATTGCCGGCAACTTTGGCCAGCATCAGATGGAAATCGCCCGAGGCCTTTATTTCGGCGCGCCTCGCCGCAGGCCCGCGCTGGTGCAGATGGCGTTGTTCATCTTCCAACTGGGCACGAAAAGCGACCAGATCGTCCTCCGTCAGCCGCTCGACAGCTGCCAGAACAATACCAGGTTCGATCATTCGGCGGCAGGCGAAAACCTGCACTGCTTCTTCGGGGCTTGGATTGGATACAAAAGCACCCCTATTTCGTTCCGTCTTTATCAGCCCTTCGAATGCAAGCATTTGCAGAGCACTGCGCACAACGGTGCGACTGACATCGAACAGAAGGCCCACTTCCGCCTCGGAAAGCTTGGTTCCGGGCGTTAAACGCCGGTCGATAATCGCATTTCGTAGGGATTCGCGGATGGTGAACGCACGGTCTTCCAAATTTGAATCGTGAAAACTGATTTTTTCGTCAAGCTTCATAGCGTCACCCGTGCTGATGCCTGCCTTTGTACATTGAACTGACAAACTCGGAAAGTCACTGATTGCTGACAGGCAAGAAATCTATTGCGTACAATTTGACCAATGAATGCAAACAATCGCACGATTTTTGCGCAACAGTGATGACGACCCGAAAAATTCCGTGGGTATTCAGTGGAAGCCGACAGGATTTTCTAGGTTTTCCAAAGGCCACAAGCATCTGGCACGTAAGATGCATGTAAAGCAGCGGTCATCAAGGGATCGCAGCATGAAACAAGCCGCCGCCATCGATATTGCCGCCGTTACCAAGGTTTACGGCCATACGACAGCCGTCCACAGCATCAGCCTGAAAATTCCAGCTGGCACCTATTGCTGCCTGCTCGGCCCTTCCGGTTGCGGCAAGACATCGACGTTACGGATGATTGCCGGACACGAGACCGTCACGACAGGTGATATCCTGCTGGGCAACACCAACATCACCGATCTCGCGCCCGCCGCACGTGGCACGGCGATGATGTTCCAGTCCTATGCGTTGTTTCCTCATCTCGACCTCACTGAAAATGTTACTTTCAGCCTGAAAATGAAGGGCATCGACAAAGCCACCCGCCGCGCCAAGGCGATGGAGATGCTGCAATTGATGCAACTGGAGGCCTATGCCGACCGCCGCCCCGCCCAGCTTTCCGGCGGACAGCAGCAGCGTGTGGCGCTGGCACGCGCCTTGATTACCGATCCGGAAGCGCTTCTTCTGGACGAGCCACTGTCTGCACTCGATCCGTTTTTGAAAATCCGCATGCGGGCCGAACTGAAGAAACTCCAAACCTCGCTCGGCATCACCTTCGTGCATGTGACCCATAGCCAGGAAGAGGCCA is a window encoding:
- a CDS encoding ABC transporter ATP-binding protein; protein product: MKQAAAIDIAAVTKVYGHTTAVHSISLKIPAGTYCCLLGPSGCGKTSTLRMIAGHETVTTGDILLGNTNITDLAPAARGTAMMFQSYALFPHLDLTENVTFSLKMKGIDKATRRAKAMEMLQLMQLEAYADRRPAQLSGGQQQRVALARALITDPEALLLDEPLSALDPFLKIRMRAELKKLQTSLGITFVHVTHSQEEAMALADLIVIMNDGRIEQAADPRTVFERPASAFVARFMGDHNVISGRVTSVSDEIAMISVAGGADFAASGKAAIGEPTDIAVRTDHVRIGQSQVPGLGFTGSVTNVEYRGSTVKLMLSGAGIEDFTAILTDAAFHAHPVKVGEAIAVCWEADDAIVLGKPALK
- a CDS encoding PilZ domain-containing protein; translated protein: MENKRRDHRVRTLQAARIILKNGFSTFSCTVKNISSGGAKLAGDNFVNVPDEFDLLMDGGRKVHCVVRWRKITEIGVEFA
- a CDS encoding GntR family transcriptional regulator, with product MKLDEKISFHDSNLEDRAFTIRESLRNAIIDRRLTPGTKLSEAEVGLLFDVSRTVVRSALQMLAFEGLIKTERNRGAFVSNPSPEEAVQVFACRRMIEPGIVLAAVERLTEDDLVAFRAQLEDEQRHLHQRGPAARRAEIKASGDFHLMLAKVAGNAILQKFMDELVARSSLVIALYGGSGVSSCGHNEHEQILEALVERDAKRASALMLHHIDHIEADLDLRVREGLALKDALGL